Proteins encoded in a region of the Candidatus Zixiibacteriota bacterium genome:
- a CDS encoding polyhydroxyalkanoate synthesis regulator DNA-binding domain-containing protein: protein MVLNDSQVRVLKRYRNRRLYDPETRQQVTLAFVRGLVNKGADFRVVDNASGQDVTVAVLVQVLGEDARGWRDWDESTRVLRLLIQRGGDAGMAILSKTVLAAIGALAITRENAEKWVDELIRRGELDKSKRAEAIKEAAARAEVRAKETAQKVGKKVSDAYREVKEQGIGKRFAKSAEVAELKRTVDELTAKLEELRAKLG, encoded by the coding sequence ATGGTCCTGAACGATTCTCAGGTCCGGGTCTTGAAGCGATACCGAAACCGGCGGCTCTACGACCCCGAGACCAGGCAACAGGTCACTCTCGCTTTTGTCCGGGGATTGGTCAACAAAGGCGCCGATTTTCGGGTCGTCGACAATGCCAGCGGGCAGGATGTCACCGTCGCGGTCCTGGTCCAGGTCTTAGGCGAGGATGCGCGCGGCTGGCGCGATTGGGACGAATCGACGCGGGTCTTACGTTTGCTCATTCAACGAGGAGGAGATGCCGGAATGGCCATTCTGTCGAAAACAGTGTTGGCGGCGATCGGCGCATTGGCGATCACGCGCGAAAACGCCGAGAAGTGGGTCGATGAACTCATCAGACGCGGCGAGCTCGACAAGAGCAAACGCGCCGAGGCGATCAAAGAGGCAGCCGCCCGGGCCGAAGTGCGCGCCAAAGAGACGGCCCAAAAGGTCGGCAAGAAAGTCTCGGATGCGTACCGTGAGGTCAAAGAGCAGGGAATCGGCAAGCGGTTCGCCAAGTCGGCCGAAGTCGCCGAACTGAAGCGCACGGTCGATGAATTGACCGCAAAGCTCGAGGAGTTGCGCGCCAAACTCGGCTGA
- a CDS encoding ZIP family metal transporter, with the protein MPVLSARSRGNSITLQIIIYLIGAALADLFGAWLFLLRKRWEAEPLRLLIGAGAGFLLAVALLEMAPHAAGMIPTAPVWLLGGFLLVHVVEHVVPAHFHYGHETHSGLQPHVGVTATAGLTIHSLLDGVAIVAALQADSWLGGMVFAAMVWHRIPSGFTVASVVRAVGGSPGSAMLAAGVLGVAAVLGGLLWLALPQGRWLGAALSVSAGSLLYVAATDLLPEVNRRRTLLAPLGVVIGVGVYYVIHLGFGH; encoded by the coding sequence GTGCCAGTATTGTCCGCGCGGAGCCGGGGGAATTCGATCACTCTTCAGATCATCATCTACCTGATCGGAGCCGCGCTGGCCGATCTGTTCGGCGCGTGGCTCTTTCTTTTGCGCAAGCGTTGGGAAGCCGAGCCGTTACGATTGCTCATCGGCGCGGGCGCCGGGTTTCTGCTCGCGGTCGCGCTGCTGGAGATGGCCCCGCATGCAGCCGGAATGATCCCGACAGCGCCGGTCTGGCTGCTGGGCGGATTTCTGCTTGTTCATGTGGTCGAACACGTGGTACCGGCGCACTTCCACTACGGTCACGAGACCCACTCCGGGCTGCAGCCCCATGTCGGGGTCACCGCGACGGCCGGGTTGACGATCCATTCACTGCTCGATGGCGTGGCCATCGTGGCGGCGCTGCAGGCCGACAGTTGGCTGGGTGGGATGGTGTTCGCCGCGATGGTCTGGCACCGCATTCCCTCGGGATTCACGGTCGCATCCGTGGTACGCGCCGTTGGCGGATCACCCGGCAGCGCCATGCTGGCGGCGGGAGTCCTCGGTGTCGCCGCGGTCCTGGGCGGGCTGCTTTGGCTCGCGCTTCCGCAGGGACGGTGGCTTGGGGCGGCGCTGTCGGTGTCGGCGGGGTCGCTTCTGTATGTGGCTGCGACCGATCTGTTGCCCGAAGTCAATCGCCGACGCACGCTGCTGGCCCCGCTGGGCGTCGTCATCGGGGTCGGTGTCTACTATGTCATCCATCTGGGCTTCGGGCACTGA
- a CDS encoding undecaprenyl-diphosphate phosphatase, whose product MTAYEAVWLGIIQGATEFLPVSSSGHLVIAERLLGVRQPGVALEVALHLGTLLAVIVYFRQQLRYLARGVIGLIPDVPERRTARRLFLLLILASVPAAVVGLLLKDRIEEAFASEVFAASMLIVTGLLLLSTVRARVSRARIDPASAWWVGCAQAIAILPGISRSGSTMAVGMMRGISPTEAAEFSFLLSIPAVAGASILTLPDAMSRSQLGMPHLIGGLVAAVTGYAALAFLFAILRRGRLWWFGWYCVGAGTATILVFRL is encoded by the coding sequence ATGACTGCATATGAGGCCGTCTGGTTGGGAATCATCCAGGGCGCGACCGAGTTTTTGCCGGTCTCCAGTTCGGGCCATCTGGTGATTGCGGAGCGTCTGCTGGGAGTCAGACAACCCGGAGTCGCTTTGGAGGTCGCGCTGCACCTGGGAACGCTGCTGGCCGTCATCGTTTACTTTCGCCAACAGCTCCGGTATCTGGCGCGAGGCGTAATCGGATTGATACCCGACGTGCCGGAGAGACGGACCGCTCGGCGCCTGTTCCTGCTTCTGATTCTCGCGTCGGTCCCGGCTGCCGTTGTGGGATTGCTGCTGAAGGATCGTATCGAGGAGGCATTCGCTTCGGAGGTTTTTGCCGCGTCAATGCTGATCGTGACCGGACTGCTGCTCTTGAGCACCGTCCGTGCCCGCGTGTCGCGCGCGAGAATCGATCCGGCATCCGCCTGGTGGGTGGGCTGCGCGCAGGCGATCGCGATTCTCCCCGGCATCTCACGCTCCGGCTCCACGATGGCCGTCGGGATGATGCGCGGGATCAGCCCTACCGAGGCGGCCGAATTTTCGTTTCTGTTGTCGATCCCGGCGGTCGCCGGCGCATCGATCCTGACACTGCCGGATGCAATGTCACGGTCGCAGCTCGGGATGCCGCATTTGATCGGCGGCCTCGTCGCCGCGGTCACAGGGTATGCCGCGCTGGCTTTTCTCTTTGCCATCCTGAGGCGGGGACGCCTCTGGTGGTTCGGCTGGTACTGCGTCGGCGCCGGAACCGCCACGATCCTGGTCTTTCGCCTGTAG
- a CDS encoding glycosyltransferase family 9 protein produces the protein MNALVIRFSSLGDVVLSTSLVDALLESDPSTRVTVATKAQYAPVWEHHSERVDVLPLETGMRLPAYLQQLRRGRFHVILDLHRSLRSRILLPLLKAKRVGRVRPRWITRQMMVRLKRGLERPLDRLASYYEAATDAGLVLHRLPTRIGLSGDERSRCDSIRSNGVPAIGFGWGARWDTKAVPVPLWIGLLQRLSGPSTVRALIFGLETDRRQIESAINALASDPSVTCEVHYGLPLREVAVRVAACGAFVSSDSGLAHMAMALNVPTAVLFGPTHPALGFGPPSGHSQAFHAGTYCSPCHVHGRAPCFRDRRYCFDEIDINAVAGFLRSHMTDDPMQASA, from the coding sequence ATGAATGCGCTGGTGATTCGCTTCTCGTCGCTGGGCGACGTGGTATTGTCGACGTCTCTCGTCGATGCGCTGCTTGAGTCCGATCCCAGCACTCGCGTTACGGTCGCGACCAAAGCGCAGTACGCCCCTGTTTGGGAGCACCATTCCGAGCGCGTGGATGTCCTGCCGCTGGAGACCGGGATGCGGTTGCCGGCCTATCTCCAACAATTGCGACGGGGGCGTTTTCACGTCATACTCGACCTGCACCGCTCACTGCGATCACGCATTCTGCTGCCGCTTCTGAAGGCCAAACGTGTCGGGCGCGTCCGCCCGCGCTGGATAACGCGACAGATGATGGTGCGGCTCAAGCGTGGGCTGGAGCGCCCGCTCGATCGCCTGGCCAGCTACTACGAGGCGGCAACGGATGCCGGGCTCGTCTTGCACCGTCTGCCGACCCGTATCGGGCTCTCCGGCGACGAGCGGAGCCGATGCGATTCCATCCGGTCAAACGGTGTGCCTGCCATTGGCTTCGGCTGGGGCGCGCGCTGGGACACCAAGGCAGTGCCGGTACCCTTGTGGATTGGCCTGCTGCAACGGCTGTCGGGGCCGAGTACAGTACGCGCTTTGATCTTCGGTCTGGAGACCGATCGGCGGCAGATCGAGTCGGCGATCAATGCTCTCGCATCGGATCCGTCGGTGACTTGTGAGGTCCATTACGGGTTGCCGTTGCGCGAGGTCGCCGTCCGAGTCGCGGCGTGCGGCGCATTCGTGTCATCCGATTCAGGATTGGCCCACATGGCAATGGCACTGAATGTGCCGACCGCCGTGCTCTTTGGGCCCACACATCCCGCCCTGGGATTTGGGCCCCCCAGTGGGCACTCGCAGGCATTTCATGCCGGAACCTATTGCTCACCATGTCATGTTCACGGCCGTGCCCCATGTTTCCGTGATCGTCGCTACTGTTTCGATGAGATCGATATCAACGCTGTCGCAGGATTCCTGCGTTCGCACATGACAGACGACCCGATGCAGGCGTCCGCATGA
- a CDS encoding HAD family hydrolase — MSDTAPRPAAFLDRDGTLIVEYGYLGDPALVEPLPGAVEAVRILHAAGYHVFGVSNQSGVARGYYDAETVDAVNQRIIDEFDEMGARIDRIYYCPHLPTGSGAMRESDCECRKPKDGMVRLAQREFRIDMSRSFVVGDQQADLGLARSIGVPGYLVLTGFGQETRSALSPGLADNFIADNLLDAVRRHVGRSAHNRQPLP; from the coding sequence ATGAGTGACACCGCCCCCCGACCCGCCGCGTTTCTCGACCGTGACGGGACCCTCATCGTCGAATACGGATACCTCGGCGATCCGGCATTGGTCGAGCCGCTGCCGGGAGCGGTCGAAGCCGTACGAATCCTGCATGCGGCAGGATACCATGTTTTCGGCGTGTCGAATCAATCGGGCGTGGCGCGCGGATACTATGATGCTGAAACAGTTGACGCAGTTAATCAGCGGATTATCGATGAGTTCGATGAGATGGGGGCGCGAATCGACCGGATCTATTACTGTCCGCATCTGCCCACGGGGAGCGGAGCGATGCGCGAATCCGACTGCGAATGCCGCAAACCCAAAGATGGAATGGTACGGCTGGCGCAGCGGGAATTCCGTATCGACATGTCACGGTCGTTTGTCGTCGGCGATCAGCAGGCGGACCTCGGGCTGGCACGGTCCATCGGAGTCCCCGGCTATCTGGTCCTCACCGGTTTCGGCCAGGAGACACGAAGCGCGCTCAGCCCGGGACTCGCAGACAATTTCATCGCCGACAATCTGCTCGATGCGGTCCGCCGACACGTCGGACGCAGCGCGCACAATCGTCAACCGCTTCCCTGA
- a CDS encoding pyridoxal phosphate-dependent aminotransferase, protein MSISTAPPIRRTELPSLSARATAIPPSTIRKLVDVANAAKSRGVHVYHLNIGQPDVPTPPVFFETLRAFKEPVLSYGHSKGHPGLLKAWSEYYGRIGLDVEPSQIQITTGGSEAILYALTLVADPGDNVIVSEPFYTNYRSLAVAAGVVLRGVPAEAQLGYPLPARRLIEDAIDERTRAIMICSPNNPTGTVLTRDEISTVVQIAAQHRLFVISDEVYREFCYEGGHTSIWQFPQVASQAIIVDSISKRFSACGARIGALVSRNADVIDGALRLGQSRLCPATLEQVAAIPLMALDANYYAQLAAEYQGRRDLMCERLSAMPGVAFRKPAGAFYLMATLPVDDADDFCRWMLTDFEHERQTVMMAPAAGFYMTPGAGRREVRIAYVLIQAELDKAMTVLEAGLSAYPGRV, encoded by the coding sequence GTGAGTATTTCGACCGCTCCGCCGATCCGACGGACCGAGCTTCCGTCACTCTCTGCACGGGCAACGGCGATTCCGCCGTCAACGATCCGCAAGCTGGTCGATGTCGCCAACGCGGCGAAGTCGCGCGGGGTGCATGTCTACCACCTCAACATCGGGCAGCCCGATGTGCCGACACCGCCGGTGTTCTTTGAGACATTGCGTGCCTTCAAAGAGCCGGTGCTCTCCTATGGCCATTCCAAGGGCCACCCCGGATTGCTCAAGGCATGGTCTGAGTACTATGGACGGATCGGGCTGGACGTCGAACCGTCACAAATCCAAATCACGACCGGCGGCTCCGAAGCGATCCTCTACGCGCTGACCTTGGTTGCCGATCCCGGCGACAACGTGATCGTCTCCGAACCGTTCTACACCAACTACCGCTCCCTCGCGGTGGCGGCCGGGGTAGTGTTGCGCGGTGTTCCCGCCGAGGCGCAACTGGGCTATCCGTTGCCGGCGCGCCGGTTGATCGAGGACGCCATCGACGAACGCACGCGCGCGATCATGATCTGTTCGCCGAACAATCCAACCGGCACCGTTCTGACACGCGATGAGATTTCGACAGTGGTCCAGATTGCCGCGCAGCATCGCCTGTTTGTCATCTCCGATGAGGTATACCGCGAATTCTGCTACGAGGGCGGCCATACCTCGATCTGGCAGTTTCCGCAGGTGGCATCGCAGGCGATCATTGTCGATTCGATCTCCAAGAGATTCTCGGCCTGCGGCGCGCGAATCGGCGCGCTGGTTTCCCGCAACGCGGATGTCATCGACGGCGCCTTGCGGCTGGGGCAGTCACGCCTGTGCCCGGCGACGCTCGAACAGGTCGCCGCCATTCCCTTGATGGCTTTGGATGCGAACTATTATGCCCAACTGGCCGCCGAATACCAAGGTCGCCGCGATTTGATGTGCGAGCGGCTTTCGGCCATGCCCGGTGTCGCATTCCGCAAGCCGGCGGGCGCGTTCTACCTGATGGCGACACTCCCGGTCGACGACGCCGATGACTTCTGCCGCTGGATGCTGACCGACTTTGAGCACGAACGCCAAACTGTCATGATGGCTCCGGCCGCGGGATTCTACATGACGCCGGGTGCGGGCCGACGCGAAGTGCGCATCGCTTACGTACTCATACAGGCCGAACTCGACAAAGCGATGACCGTGCTGGAGGCGGGGCTTTCGGCCTATCCCGGCCGCGTGTGA
- a CDS encoding ROK family protein: protein MNAHLGIDIGGSAIKIGVIDAEGHILLSDRMPIDLTSREATVGCIVACVQKLTDWCGRAGHKPLSVGVGSPGTIDRHTGMVQPPTPNVTTIIGVDFVDVITRATGLPTAVDNDANCAAWAEHRYGAGRGINNLICMTVGSGIGSGFIVDGRIFSGSSGAGGELGHVSIEHDGPRCGCGNRGCLELYTSTTAIVRAANDASGANGKRTIADLFDSARRGDSGANEVIEQRAAMLGIGLVNAINLFDPEAVIIGGGIADVDTDGRFVRAVAKSIHALAFSESGKHLPVAKAALGNDAGFIGAASLGASLVTA from the coding sequence ATGAACGCCCACCTCGGCATCGACATCGGCGGCAGCGCGATTAAGATCGGCGTGATCGATGCCGAGGGACACATTCTCCTGTCCGACCGCATGCCGATCGACCTGACCAGTCGGGAGGCAACTGTGGGCTGCATCGTTGCCTGCGTGCAGAAGCTGACCGATTGGTGCGGCAGGGCCGGGCACAAACCGCTATCCGTTGGTGTCGGCTCGCCGGGAACCATCGATAGACACACCGGCATGGTGCAGCCGCCGACACCGAATGTCACCACGATCATCGGGGTTGATTTCGTCGATGTCATAACGCGCGCGACCGGCCTGCCGACCGCGGTCGACAACGATGCCAATTGCGCCGCCTGGGCTGAACACCGCTATGGAGCCGGGCGCGGCATCAACAACCTAATCTGCATGACCGTCGGTTCCGGGATCGGCAGCGGATTCATTGTCGACGGCCGCATCTTCTCCGGATCGAGCGGCGCGGGAGGAGAGCTGGGGCATGTCTCGATCGAGCACGACGGTCCGCGATGCGGCTGCGGCAATCGCGGCTGTCTGGAGCTCTATACGTCGACAACAGCCATTGTCCGTGCAGCCAATGACGCGTCCGGCGCGAATGGGAAGCGGACGATCGCCGATCTGTTCGATTCAGCGCGAAGGGGAGACTCCGGAGCGAACGAAGTAATCGAGCAACGCGCTGCGATGTTGGGCATCGGGTTGGTCAATGCGATCAATCTGTTCGATCCCGAAGCCGTGATCATCGGCGGCGGCATCGCCGATGTCGACACCGACGGGCGATTTGTCCGCGCCGTCGCAAAGTCCATTCATGCACTCGCATTTTCCGAATCGGGCAAGCATCTGCCGGTTGCCAAAGCCGCGCTCGGCAACGATGCCGGATTCATCGGCGCGGCATCATTGGGCGCAAGTTTGGTGACCGCCTGA
- a CDS encoding archaemetzincin, whose product MKSRGKIIVVPLGDLDFYQINKLAANLSVAFSAGVDILQGIELPDEAENEERGQYYATVILTKLEMMRQNETERIFGITEEDLYVPTTQFVYGEADPVSGCAIMSFFRLRMEFYGLPEDDKMIYSRSLKEAIRLLGQLYNLNTCGNPRCVMFHSNSMQEIDDKNPRFCDNCQRRLVRQRV is encoded by the coding sequence ATGAAATCCCGCGGCAAAATCATCGTTGTGCCGCTCGGCGACCTCGACTTTTACCAGATCAACAAGCTCGCCGCCAATCTCTCGGTCGCGTTCTCGGCCGGAGTCGACATCCTGCAGGGAATCGAGCTGCCCGACGAGGCCGAAAACGAGGAACGCGGCCAGTACTATGCCACTGTCATCCTCACCAAGCTGGAGATGATGCGCCAGAACGAAACCGAGCGCATCTTCGGGATTACCGAAGAAGACCTGTATGTCCCCACCACGCAGTTTGTCTATGGCGAGGCCGACCCGGTGTCGGGGTGCGCGATCATGTCGTTTTTCCGGTTGCGGATGGAGTTCTACGGTCTGCCCGAGGACGACAAGATGATCTATTCGCGTTCGCTCAAAGAAGCGATTCGCCTCCTGGGCCAACTGTACAATCTCAACACCTGCGGCAATCCGCGCTGCGTGATGTTCCACTCAAACTCGATGCAGGAGATCGACGATAAGAATCCCCGTTTCTGCGACAACTGCCAGCGCCGTCTCGTGCGGCAGCGGGTGTGA
- a CDS encoding DEAD/DEAH box helicase yields MTLEQILERLRHDPNVAHWHTLEAADGVYADFPASLDPRLAEAAKRRGIRRLYRHQADSVEQVAVGRNVVVVTPTASGKTLCYNLPVLNAVLADPSARALYLFPTKALAQDQKSELLGWIEALEADIKAHTFDGDTPAMARRAVRISGHVVVTNPDMLHTGILPHHTKWVKLFENLRFVVIDELHHYRGVFGSHLGNVIRRLLRIARFYNADPQFIACSATIHNPGELAERIVGRPFTVIDQSGAPTAQKHVIFYNPPVVNEPLGIRRSSLSVANQLAATFLTNQVSTIVFARMRRSVEVILTYLREHLRREKQDPNLVEGYRGGYLPNERRSIERGLREGSIRGVVSTNALELGVDVGALDVAILTGYPGTVASLWQQIGRAGRRSGLSAAILVANSSPIDQFLMRNPEYLIGRSVESGIIDPTNLVVLMSHLKCAAFELPFSEDDKFGVDHTLPMLQYLEQNRVLTRSAGRFFWASEVYPAAEVSLRSASPENFVIHNSSDGNKIIGEVDYFSAPVFLHPEAIYLHGAEQYQVEELDWDGRRAYVKSVDVEYFTDAETKTDLKILTVDKDRRTPDARLSCGEVALTTVAVLYKKIRFHTHENVGSGQIRLPELEMHTTAFWIEFPENVLERLDLPIGQTGSVLHAAANALGQMAPLWVMADPRDVGALSQVRSPRSGLPTLYLYDNIPGGVGFSQRIYEMAGQLFTETANMIAACPCRSGCPSCVAPEMAVGATGKRGAEALLRFAAATADLSLDPIIDQPVAELAADEGGMD; encoded by the coding sequence ATGACACTTGAGCAAATCCTCGAACGGCTGCGGCACGATCCCAATGTCGCGCATTGGCACACGCTTGAGGCGGCGGACGGGGTCTATGCCGATTTTCCTGCGAGTCTGGACCCACGGCTGGCCGAGGCGGCGAAGCGACGGGGCATTCGGCGGCTCTATCGCCACCAAGCCGACAGCGTCGAGCAAGTCGCCGTCGGACGCAATGTGGTTGTGGTCACGCCGACTGCTTCAGGAAAGACCCTCTGCTACAATCTGCCGGTATTAAACGCGGTGTTGGCCGATCCCTCGGCGCGGGCGCTGTACCTGTTTCCGACCAAAGCGTTGGCGCAGGATCAAAAGTCCGAACTGCTTGGCTGGATCGAGGCGCTCGAGGCCGATATCAAGGCGCACACCTTCGATGGCGACACCCCGGCGATGGCGCGGCGCGCGGTCCGCATCTCCGGGCATGTCGTGGTCACCAATCCCGACATGCTGCACACCGGGATTCTGCCGCATCACACCAAATGGGTCAAACTCTTCGAGAATCTGCGCTTTGTCGTCATCGACGAACTGCACCACTACCGCGGCGTCTTCGGCTCGCATCTGGGCAATGTGATCCGGCGTTTGCTGCGCATTGCCCGGTTCTACAACGCCGATCCGCAATTCATCGCCTGCTCCGCGACCATCCACAATCCCGGCGAGCTGGCCGAACGGATCGTGGGCAGGCCCTTCACCGTGATCGACCAAAGCGGCGCGCCGACCGCGCAGAAGCATGTGATCTTCTACAACCCGCCGGTCGTCAATGAGCCGCTCGGCATCCGTCGGTCGTCGCTTTCGGTTGCCAACCAATTGGCGGCGACATTCCTGACCAACCAAGTCTCAACCATCGTCTTCGCACGGATGCGTCGCTCCGTAGAAGTCATCCTCACATATTTGCGTGAGCATCTGCGACGGGAAAAGCAGGACCCGAATCTGGTCGAGGGATACCGAGGCGGGTATCTCCCCAACGAACGACGCAGCATCGAACGCGGGCTGCGCGAGGGATCGATCCGCGGCGTGGTCTCGACCAATGCCCTCGAACTGGGAGTCGATGTCGGCGCGCTCGATGTGGCGATCCTGACCGGCTACCCCGGCACCGTGGCCTCGCTTTGGCAACAGATCGGCCGCGCCGGAAGGCGCTCCGGCTTGTCCGCCGCAATACTTGTCGCTAATTCCTCGCCGATCGATCAATTCCTGATGCGCAATCCCGAATACCTGATCGGCCGCTCGGTCGAGTCGGGCATTATCGATCCAACCAATCTTGTCGTGCTAATGTCGCACTTGAAATGCGCGGCATTTGAGCTGCCGTTCTCGGAGGACGACAAGTTCGGCGTAGACCACACCCTGCCGATGTTGCAATACCTTGAGCAGAACCGCGTCTTGACACGTTCGGCGGGGCGCTTCTTCTGGGCATCGGAGGTGTATCCCGCCGCCGAGGTCTCGCTGCGTTCGGCATCGCCGGAAAACTTCGTCATTCACAACAGTTCCGATGGCAACAAGATCATCGGCGAGGTCGACTATTTCTCCGCGCCCGTCTTCCTGCATCCCGAGGCGATATATCTGCATGGCGCCGAGCAATACCAAGTCGAGGAACTCGACTGGGATGGACGGCGCGCGTATGTGAAATCAGTCGATGTCGAATACTTCACCGACGCCGAGACCAAGACCGACTTAAAGATTCTCACAGTCGACAAAGACCGCCGCACCCCCGATGCGCGCCTGTCCTGCGGTGAAGTTGCGTTGACCACGGTCGCGGTGCTCTACAAAAAGATTCGCTTCCACACGCACGAGAATGTCGGCTCCGGGCAGATTCGTCTCCCCGAACTCGAGATGCACACGACTGCGTTTTGGATCGAGTTTCCTGAAAACGTCTTAGAGCGGCTCGATCTTCCGATCGGCCAGACCGGCTCGGTCCTGCATGCTGCCGCCAACGCCTTGGGACAGATGGCGCCTTTGTGGGTGATGGCCGATCCGCGCGATGTCGGCGCGCTTTCACAGGTGCGCTCGCCGCGTTCGGGGCTGCCGACTCTGTACCTTTACGACAACATCCCCGGCGGAGTGGGATTCTCGCAGCGCATCTACGAAATGGCAGGCCAGCTCTTCACCGAGACCGCCAACATGATCGCCGCCTGCCCCTGCCGCAGCGGGTGCCCATCGTGCGTCGCACCCGAAATGGCAGTCGGCGCAACCGGCAAACGCGGCGCGGAGGCATTATTGCGTTTCGCCGCCGCTACCGCCGACCTCTCACTTGACCCGATCATCGATCAGCCGGTCGCCGAGCTCGCCGCCGATGAAGGCGGGATGGATTGA
- a CDS encoding NADH-quinone oxidoreductase subunit J yields MDQVIFWAAAIVAALAALRTVTLRHPVSAVLHLIVTLVALAVLFLQLSAEFIAMLQIIVYAGAIMVLFLFVLMLLNLRKDEFGSDEIPGVKFLGGLLAIVLLVEFLAVFSSGGADVSPMPEGFGGIRTIGRLLFSKYLLPFELTGLLLLAAGLAVIVIAREKSPRQTEDM; encoded by the coding sequence ATGGATCAGGTCATTTTCTGGGCGGCGGCGATTGTTGCCGCGCTGGCAGCACTCAGGACAGTCACGCTCCGTCATCCGGTCTCGGCGGTGTTGCATCTGATTGTCACACTGGTGGCGCTGGCGGTCCTGTTTTTGCAGTTGTCCGCCGAGTTCATCGCCATGTTACAGATCATCGTCTATGCCGGGGCGATCATGGTCCTGTTCCTGTTCGTGTTGATGCTGCTGAATCTGCGTAAGGACGAATTCGGTTCCGATGAAATCCCAGGCGTCAAGTTTTTAGGCGGCCTCCTGGCCATTGTCCTGTTGGTCGAATTCCTGGCGGTCTTTTCCAGCGGTGGGGCCGATGTATCTCCGATGCCGGAAGGATTCGGCGGCATCCGCACCATCGGGCGATTGTTGTTTAGCAAATACCTCCTGCCATTTGAACTGACCGGCCTGCTGCTGCTCGCCGCCGGATTGGCGGTCATCGTCATCGCGCGCGAAAAGTCACCGCGTCAGACCGAGGACATGTAG
- the nuoK gene encoding NADH-quinone oxidoreductase subunit NuoK: protein MLPVPLSHYLILAAVLFVIGVVGVISRRNAIVVLMGVELMLNAANLLLIVFSRVHADHSGQAMVFFALTVAAAEAAVGLALLVAVFRRKGVINVDALNMLKG from the coding sequence ATGCTGCCGGTCCCGCTGTCTCACTATCTCATTCTTGCGGCTGTGCTCTTTGTCATCGGCGTCGTCGGCGTCATCTCGCGCCGCAATGCCATCGTCGTGCTGATGGGTGTCGAACTCATGCTCAATGCCGCCAATCTTTTGTTGATTGTCTTCTCACGCGTGCACGCCGACCACAGCGGACAGGCGATGGTCTTCTTCGCGCTGACCGTCGCGGCCGCCGAAGCCGCAGTCGGGCTGGCGCTGTTGGTGGCGGTGTTCCGCCGCAAAGGCGTGATCAATGTCGATGCGCTCAATATGTTGAAGGGATAA